Genomic window (Vibrio coralliirubri):
ATAGTTACATCAAGCCTGTTGAATGTTATTAGAAGAACCGGCTTTTTATCTTGGTACATTTAATCAAACTCCTATTTTAGATATAAAAAACAACCTCTTATACTTTAAAATTACGCTCAAAAAACGATGAGGCCTAAATATCATACCAATAGCTTGTGTTTGCATAAAAAACACATGTCTAGTTTTAAGTGTGAAATAATTAAATAGGTATGACGAAAAGCATTGAGATATCAACGTAGAGAATGCTGCACCTTCAATTCCAAAGTTAGGAATAGCAAAAAAGTTCAGTACGACATTTAAAAAAGCACCAAGTAGCGTTCTATAAAAAGTCAACTTCTGCAATCCTTCGATAATAAACCACTTGCTACAAGAAACCCCTAAGAATACAAAAATTGAGCACCAGATGTTGATAGATAGAACACTGGCAGCTCCAATGTACTCTGAACCAAATAATATAGAAATAATTGATTCGGAAAAAATCGTGACCATTAATGCAAGGAAGAATGCGATAGTACTCATTATTGTATATAAATCAAAAAATGCCTCATTGTATTCTTCATTTGAAATTTTCCTTTTCTTTATCAAATATGGGAGTAACGTAGATGAAATAACCATTGGTATAAAATAAATTGACTCTGCTATTTTTGTTGCAGCTGAATAGACACCAACACTTCTTTCATCTAATAACTTCGATATCATGATGGTGTCTATTTTCATATATATTATAATAACAAAAGAACTCAACATTAATGGGAGGCTATCTTTCATTAAATCTTTTGCAACTCGTATATCAAAAGTCCATGAAATGATACTAAATTCTAATTTTCTTGCTAGGACTAAAGTGCCGAACATTATAAAAACGAATTCACTAACGATTGCGAAAGCTAATAAATTAATACCTAAGTCTAAAATAATAACAGTGACTTTAGCGATAGATGATAAGGTTACTGCTACCAATGAGTTTATTGCAATAAACTTCCCTAAAACCTTTGAATATAAATATGAGTCAAATACGCTAAAAGATTGAAAAACGGAAATTGTCGACAATGTCAACAATAATATTTCAAAATCAACAGATACGCTAAAAAAAGGCGTAATAGAAAAAACAATAAAGACACTAAATAAAGCACTTGACAATCTAAGTAACAATGATGTGCCTAGTAAATCGGCTTGAAATAAATTTCCTTCGGTTAATTTTTTTGTCAAAATTCCTTCTAAGCCAAGGGAACAGAATGCAGTAATAAAAGCGACTATACTCTGAGTATAGCTTAGTCTGCCAAACTCCTCTGGCCCTAAATATCTAGCAATCCAAACGCCTACAAATAGGCCTAAAAGGATTCTAACAACTTTATCCCCAATCAAAGCCAAAAGACTTGATAAATATTTTTTACTCATCTTATTAGTCTATATATAATTGTAACATCAGAGGGCATGGGATATTCATAGATATCCCCGTAAATCAAGGCTCGCTAAAACCTTTAAAAGATACTCACAACCCAAAACATTAATTGGCATCAAGCACAAGCAGTACAAGTAACTCTGGTATAGCGGTGATCTCATTATATTTTCGATAACGTACTTCTGTAGTGAGTAATACTAATCGCTCCCTAACTCGAGCTATTGTCGACATAGAAGGGGCTTTGTTGCGTAATTAAATTTAGAGATAGAGCCAACCCGTTTCGCTTGTTTCTTAGTCAATACGACAAGTTTCAGGCATACCTAACCCAGTAAGCTTGTTCAACGCTTTTATCATCGCGTAAGTTTCACCCACCTGGGCATTGTAATTTCTTAAGCTCAGTTTCCCTCCTAGCAACTGTTTAACTCGATACATCGCTGTTTCTGAGAGTGAACGTTTGTGGTATCCATACCGCTCTTTCCAATACTTATTTGAGTCGTATAATTTCTGGCAACCCACGGCGAAATTTCGAGGGTGACCACGCTCCCAGAAGGCAGCCCCTTCTCTTGGGGGAATAAGCGCAATAGCTCCCTTAATCTTAATAGCAGCGTGACACGCTCTCGTGTCGTAAGCGCCATCACCAGACACCTCAAGGATACTTCGGCGTGTTTGTTTCAGTAAGTTCGGGAGTACTTCTCCATCTGTAACCGTCGATAAACTTAGCTCGGCGGCAATGATCTCATGAGTGTTGGTATCGACTGCAATATGCAGCTTTCGCCAGACTCTACGCTTGCCATCCGTCCCATGTTTTTTGACTTTCCATTCACCTTCGCCATAAACCTTAAGGCCAGTAGCATCAATGGCTAGGTGCTGTATCGCTCCTCTCGTTTTAGTCTTAAATGAAACCTCAACTTGCTTGGCTCTACGACTGATGCAGGTGTAATGCGGACAACTTAACGGTACATGGGCTAACCTAAATATCGAGTCGATAAATCCTTGCAGCGCTCTCAATGGCATAGAAAAAACTCGTTTGACCATGAGTGCTGTCGTGATAGCTAAATCACTGAACCGACGCGGCCTACCGCGCTTATTCTGTTTGCTTTGCGCCCATCCGCTTATTGCTTCTTCATCAATCCAAAAAGTCAGAGAACCACGGTTAATGAGTGATCGGTTGTATTGCTTCCAGTTGGTTGTTTTATAACGAGGCTTAGGCATAGGACTACGAGATAGAGTGGAGGTAGCTGATCAGATCGTAGGTTCTTGATTTAGTTCCATTGAATTACGCAACAAAGCCCATAGAAGGTACTCCTTGACTAAAATCATCAAATCGCTTAAAAACCTCAGGTTCCTAAATAACATCGAATTACTTTTCTTCACGTTGAGGTGATCAGTTTTCGCACATCTCTTATTTGCTTACTTTCTTAAAACCGCCCCAATAGGCCACAAAACAGTCTTTTCGCAACTAGTAGCCCTTTTAACTTGCCACCCATCCGCATTTGGGTACGCTACCGCCCTTAGGTTTGGCTCCTACAGGCAAGGCTTGATGATTTATTCGCTATTATGCGGTTTTCATACGGTTTCTAATTTGCTGCGCATTCTAGCAAAGTAAGTGCATATTGACCAGTTTGAAATTTACCCTATTTGGACAAGCCTCTCACCATGCGTTTATCCAACGAAAGCATTGTACGTTTTGTAGATACTGAGTCCCTATGTGGTACCGGTTTTCTTGTACTGCATCGCAGTAGCGCTTTTCTATATCAATGAAAATATTGCCGTTTCGGTACAACGACACGAAGCTTGGGTTATTGTTTACCGCCAATAACGCTTTAATCTCTGTGCGTGTTAACCCTTGTGGGTAGTGGTTAACCAGCAGTTTCAAGAACTCGCCAATGCGCCCTTCCACTCGCGCTACCTCTTCTTCTAAAATGGTGACTTTTTCTTCCGTTGTCAGTTTTTTTAGGCTGTTATCGCCCATGTTGCCCTCTCCTAATTCTACTTTTGTTTCTTGCCGTTTATTGTCTGTGTTTTAGCTATTGGTTTGTTTTACTTCGGGCCTGCTTTAGCCCTTTGGCAGTTTGAACAAGTGCTTAGTCTGTGAATAATCGAATGGTCACTGCTTATAATCCGTGCCGAGCGATTTTGATTGAATTAGGGCCTTAATGCGCTCGTCAAATGGGTTGGTGGTGCTTTTAGCTTTGTAGTCCGCGAGGGCCTGAGTGACCGGTGTGGTTTGTTCGGGATTGCTTTTGATTGGCTGCGCTTGGTTTGAAGCTGTTGTGGGCGCATCTGCTTTTATTGAGCCTACGGCTTTTATCGATTTTGGTTTCTTTGAGGGTTTCACCGCTTGTGTTTGCTTAACCGCTCTTGTTTGCTTAAAGACTAGCGATGAGTCTCGCTTCGCCTTGGCTTGGGCGCTTCTTCTTAGCCAGCCATTCACAAAGTGGCCAATGTGCTCAAAGGATTTGCGCTTATCGTGGTTGATGTACAACCACGCTTGCATAGCATGCAGCTCTTGCAGCACATCTAACTTTGGGTAGGTGCGCTCTAAGATTTTGTAGAACTCATGAAAAATTGGCGCGCTGCCCTCTTTGGTGAGCAGGTGAATCACGGCTTCATTCTTTTGGGGTATGGGAGTGGTGGTGGCTTGAGGTGTCGTTGGCTCTTTTTCAAGGGACAAGGCTGTTTCAAGAGATGGGGCTGTTTTACAAGGAATGTCTGTTTTATGTTCTTTATGAAAGATTATGTGTGCCAGGTGGTCACTCTCCGTGTTGGATCTTGAGTCACCCAGGGGAGTGTCTGGATGTTCTGTTTTCTGCGTGTGTTCTGTCTTCTGTACACGCTCTTTTTTCTGCGTACATGCTAATGAGGCTGGCGGTAAGTCTGTTAGGTCTACATTGGCGTTGTTTAGGTTGCCATCCGCTTGGTCTAGATCGGCCTGCTGAATGTGGCTGTCGCTGGGTAGGCGCAGCTGATAGATATTGCTGCGCTGGCGTCCTGAATCATCAAAGCGCTTTATTCGCTTCACAAAGCCTTGCTTTTCGAGCTCGTTAACGTGTCGTTTCACGGTTCTTACCGACACTTCGCAATATTGCGCTAAGTAATTGAGGGAAGGAAAACACACGCCGCGCGCGTCGGCATTATCAGCCAGTTTTAATAGCACCAACTTGCTGATGGGCGATCCGGTTTTTAATGGGATAAAAGAAAGAATTAGAGAAACACACATGGTAACGCTCCTTGTTAAATGACCATTCGTACTGAAATCCATTGATATAAAGGGCATTAACAACACTTTTTGGCGCTTTAGGGGCGAAAGGCCTATGAGATAAGTTGTAAGAAAAGATGTTTGGTTAATTACCTCGGATAGATATGCAACACCAACCTTATTAGGCAGTGACTTTTCGAAGCACCTCTCACTTTTCTGTGTTCCGCCGTTTTCGCGCTATTACCGCCAACCCCAATTACAAGTCTTGAAGTACATTGCCCTCCCCATGCAGCAATAAGGTGCTTAATGAAGGCGATAGTTTCTCTTTTTATTTCAGCATACCAACCCGGAATGGCGAGCATCGAATGCCTTGCTAGCTCCCTCATTCAGTCGCGCCAGCCGTTATTTTTTAGTGATAGTGATGGGTCTGACCAAGTACTGAGCTATGAAGCTAACGGTTCTAAAGAAAGCCAAATGGAAGATTGTTATTTTAATGAGGATGAATGCGGTGACGCCCCAAGCTATGAAGATATTTGTTGGATGATCAACCGAGCACGTCGCCCCAACCATTAGGTTATTGCGTGATGTATTTACGCTATGTAAGCCACCACTCTGGTTATGCCAAAACCTTAGCCACCAGTTTGCGACAACACGTCGCGCTGCACCCTAATTTAAAAGAATCGTTATCAACGTCTTTAATCGCCTATTTACAACAACACGAGGATTTATTTTGTCAAACACTCCACCAGCAACTGATCGAGTTCCACACCAGCCGTTAGAAGCGCCTGCTGTTTTGCAAAAACGGGCTAGCAAGGTGGAGCTTATCCCCTCGTTAGAGCCTTGTTTACCTTCAGCATCCTATTCCTTCAGTCTGGTTTCGGTTTTACTCCGTTTGCCTCATTGCCCGCCCTACTCTTT
Coding sequences:
- a CDS encoding helix-turn-helix domain-containing protein, with the protein product MCVSLILSFIPLKTGSPISKLVLLKLADNADARGVCFPSLNYLAQYCEVSVRTVKRHVNELEKQGFVKRIKRFDDSGRQRSNIYQLRLPSDSHIQQADLDQADGNLNNANVDLTDLPPASLACTQKKERVQKTEHTQKTEHPDTPLGDSRSNTESDHLAHIIFHKEHKTDIPCKTAPSLETALSLEKEPTTPQATTTPIPQKNEAVIHLLTKEGSAPIFHEFYKILERTYPKLDVLQELHAMQAWLYINHDKRKSFEHIGHFVNGWLRRSAQAKAKRDSSLVFKQTRAVKQTQAVKPSKKPKSIKAVGSIKADAPTTASNQAQPIKSNPEQTTPVTQALADYKAKSTTNPFDERIKALIQSKSLGTDYKQ
- a CDS encoding flippase, producing the protein MSKKYLSSLLALIGDKVVRILLGLFVGVWIARYLGPEEFGRLSYTQSIVAFITAFCSLGLEGILTKKLTEGNLFQADLLGTSLLLRLSSALFSVFIVFSITPFFSVSVDFEILLLTLSTISVFQSFSVFDSYLYSKVLGKFIAINSLVAVTLSSIAKVTVIILDLGINLLAFAIVSEFVFIMFGTLVLARKLEFSIISWTFDIRVAKDLMKDSLPLMLSSFVIIIYMKIDTIMISKLLDERSVGVYSAATKIAESIYFIPMVISSTLLPYLIKKRKISNEEYNEAFFDLYTIMSTIAFFLALMVTIFSESIISILFGSEYIGAASVLSINIWCSIFVFLGVSCSKWFIIEGLQKLTFYRTLLGAFLNVVLNFFAIPNFGIEGAAFSTLISQCFSSYLFNYFTLKTRHVFFMQTQAIGMIFRPHRFLSVILKYKRLFFISKIGV
- a CDS encoding IS5 family transposase; this encodes MPKPRYKTTNWKQYNRSLINRGSLTFWIDEEAISGWAQSKQNKRGRPRRFSDLAITTALMVKRVFSMPLRALQGFIDSIFRLAHVPLSCPHYTCISRRAKQVEVSFKTKTRGAIQHLAIDATGLKVYGEGEWKVKKHGTDGKRRVWRKLHIAVDTNTHEIIAAELSLSTVTDGEVLPNLLKQTRRSILEVSGDGAYDTRACHAAIKIKGAIALIPPREGAAFWERGHPRNFAVGCQKLYDSNKYWKERYGYHKRSLSETAMYRVKQLLGGKLSLRNYNAQVGETYAMIKALNKLTGLGMPETCRID